The genomic segment CTGCGCTCCTGGTCTTCGCCGATGGCAAGCGTGTCGGAGCCACGCTCGATCGCAATGGACTGCGTCCGGCTCGCTGGTGTGCCACGTCTGACGGCTTCGTGATCATGGGCTCTGAGACGGGCGTCGTTGATCTCAGCGGGAAGACCGTTGTCCGCAAAGGCCGGCTTGGACCTGGGCAGATGTTGGCTGTCGATCTGGAGAGTGGTCAGCTGCTCGATAACTGGGCGGTCAAAGAGGATGCCGCCGCGCGCTTTCCTTACAGCGACTGGCTTGCGCAGCATCGACGTTCCGTGGCGGCGCAACCCTGGAATCAGGAGTGTGCCCTCAGCGAATTCGATCTGCTCAGGCTGCAGACCGCCATGGGATTCACGGCCGAGGACCTCGATCTTGTGATCGAGGACATGGCTGGGCTTGGCAAGGAGCCCACCTACTGCATGGGGGATGACATCCCCCTGGCGGTTCTTTCGGATCGTCCGCATCTCCTCTACGACTACTTCAAGCAGCGCTTCGCTCAGGTCACCAACCCGCCCATCGATCCCTTGCGGGAGAAGCTGGTGATGAGCCTGGAGATGCATCTGGGAGAGCGCCGCCCTGCCCTGAAGCCGCAGGCGGCAGCTGCGGCCTTGATCCATCTGGACAGCCCGGTGATGAATGAGGCCGAGCTGGCGGCGATCCGCCAGCAGGGTCTGCCCGTGCGAACGCTGTCCACACAGGTTGCTGTCGAAGCCTGCGCGGGGGGCCTGCAGTCAGCCCTTCAAGCGCTGTGCGACATGGCGGAGCAGGCGGTGCGCAACGGTGTTCAGGTGCTGGTGCTCTCCGATCGCGTCGATCAGGCCGGTCAGCCATCGGACTTGAATGCCACCACCGTGGCGATGCCGGCGTTGCTGTCGGTGGGCGCTGTTCATCACCATCTGCTGCGTCAGAGACTGCGGCTGCACTGTTCACTCGTCCTCGAGACCGCCCAGTGCTGGAGCACCCACCATGTCGCCTGCCTGATTGGCTACGGCGCCAGCGCTGTCTGCCCCTGGCTCACCTGGGAAACCACTCGGCACTGGTTGTCCCATCCCAAGACCCAGAAGCGGATCGAGCAGGGCAAGCTGCCGCAGCTAGACGCAGACAAGGTCCAGGCGAATGTGCGCCTCTCATTGGAGAACGGACTGCGCAAGATTCTTTCGAAGATCGGCATCTCTCTGCTCGCCAGCTATCACGGAGCCCAGATCTTCGAAGCGATCGGTCTGGGTGCGGATGTCATCGACATCGCCTTTACCGGAACCACCAGCCGTGTGGCGGGTATGACCCTGGTTGAGCTTGCCAACGAGACCCTCACCCTGCATGCCAAGGCTTTCCCCGAGTTGAACCGCAGCAAACTCGAGTTCATGGGATTTGTGCAGTACCGCACCGGTGGCGAGTTCCATCTCAACAGCCCGGAGATGGCCAAGGCCCTGCATGCGGCTGTCAAATCCGGCCCCGGTTACGACCACTTCTCCACCTACAAAATTCTGTTGAAGAACCGGCCGGTCACCGCCCTGCGGGACCTGTTGGAGTTCAAGCTTGCCGCCTCCCCACTGCCGCTGGATCAGGTGGAGTCCGTCGAGAGCCTCTGCCGGCGCTTCTGCACCGGTGGCATGAGCCTCGGGGCCCTGTCGAGGGAAGCCCATGAGGTGCTGGCGGTGGCGATGAATCGCATCGGCGGCAAGAGCAACAGCGGCGAGGGCGGTGAGGATCCCGCACGATTCCAGACCCTGGACGATGTCGATGCCGATGGGCGTTCATCGTCATTCCCCAGCATCGGCGGCCTCCGCAATGGAGATACGGCCTGTTCAGCGATCAAGCAGGTGGCGTCGGGACGCTTCGGCGTCACAGCCGAGTACTTGCGCAGCGGCAGACAGCTGGAGATCAAGGTGGCCCAGGGGGCCAAGCCTGGAGAGGGCGGGCAGCTGCCGGGGCCGAAGGTGGATGAGTACATCGCCTGGCTTCGCAACAGCAAGCCCGGCGTGGCGCTGATTTCGCCTCCGCCTCATCACGACATCTATTCCATCGAGGATCTGGCGCAATTGATCCACGATCTGCACCAGGTGCATCCCAAGGCTCCTGTGAGTGTGAAGCTGGTGGCCGAGATCGGGATCGGCACGATCGCTGCCGGTGTCGCCAAGGCCAATGCCGATGTGATCCAGATCTCCGGTCATGACGGCGGTACCGGTGCGTCTCCGCTGAGTTCGATCAAGCATGCCGGCAGTCCCTGGGAGCTGGGGCTGACGGAAGTGCACCGCAGCCTGGTGGAGAACGGGCTGCGGAACCGGGTGCTGCTGCGCGCTGATGGCGGCCTCAAGACGGGCTGGGACGTGGTCATCGCCGCTTTGCTCGGCGCCGAGGAATACGGGTTCGGTTCCGTCGCGATGATCGCCGAGGGTTGCATCATGGCCCGCGTTTGCCACACCAACAATTGCCCAGTTGGGGTGGCGACCCAGAAGGAAGCGTTGCGCAAGCGCTTCACCGGAGTCCCCGACCACGTGGTGAATTTTTTCTGGTACATCGCTGAGGAAGTGCGCCAGCTGCTCAGCCTGCTGGGGGTGGCTCGACTGGAGGATCTCATCGGTCGCAGCGAGCTGCTGCAGCCCCGCAGCGTCGAGCTGGCCAAAACCAGATGTGTTGATCTGTCGAGTCTGCTGGCGCCGATCGAGGGGGCCGAGGATCGTTCCTGGCTGCGTCACGCTGCCGATGCCCATAGCAATGGGCCGATCCTTGAGGACGGGCTGCTGGCGGATGCCGAGCTGATCCATGCGGTTGACACCCATGGCCGCCACAGCCGCACGATCGAGATCATCAACACCGACCGCAGTGTCTGTGCCCGGCTTGCCGGAGAGATCGCGCAGCGTCACGGCAATCGTGGATTTGCCGGACAGCTGGATCTCACCTTCCTCGGTGCGGCAGGACAGAGCTTCGGTGCATTCCTGGTCCAGGGAATGAATGTGCGACTCGAAGGCGAGGCCAACGACTACGTCGGTAAAGGCATGAACAGCGGTCGCATCAGCGTTGTGCCATCGGATCAGTGCGTTGATCCCGGCGAGCAGGTAATTCTGGGCAACACCTGCCTTTATGGCGCGACCGGAGGTGAGCTCTTCGCCCTTGGCCGTGCCGGTGAACGCTTCGGTGTCCGCAACAGCGGCGCCAGGGCTGTTGTTGAAGGTGCCGGCGACCATTGCTGCGAATACATGACCGGTGGTGTGGTGGTGGTTCTGGGCAGTACGGGTCGCAATATCGGCGCCGGCATGACGGGTGGTGTCACCTTCCTGCTGGATGAAGGCGATCGCGTGCAGCCGCGCGTGAATCCAGAGATCGTCGAGGTCTGCTGCATCACCACGGCTGAGCAGGAAGCCCTGCTCAAAGGTCTGCTCGAATCCCATCTGGCGGCGACAGGCAGTAGCAAGGCATCGGCTTTGCTGGCTGACTGGGCCGCGGCGAAGGGACGCTTCAAACTGCTGGTTCCCCCGAGCGAACGGGAGGCCATGGGCCTCACCGAAAAGCTGGCGGTTGCTGCCTGATCCGGTCCGCCTCAACGGTTCTGCACTGATCTGGTGGCCTGGTTCGTCAAGCACGAAACGTTCACATCTGAAACGGCTTCTCTGCCCATGGCCCAGCGGCGCCCATGTCTCGAGGCGCACCGGGCCTGGGTCGAGCAGCAGGTTGCTGCGGGACGGAAGATCCGCAGCGGATACCTGGTGGATGCAGAGCATCGGCCTGGTGGCGGTGGCCTGCTGATCTTCGAGGCGGATTCCTACGCCGAGGCGCTGGCGTGGGTGGAGCAGGACCCGATGATTCAGTCCGAGCTGGTGAGCTGGACGTTGCAGGAATGGATCCCTGTCAGCGGGGATGGCTGGCCATGAGTCGTTGCACCTCGCCGGCGTGATAACTGCTGCGGGTTAGGGGAGTGCTCACCACCTGCAGGAAGTTCAGGTCTTGTTCGCCGATGTGGCGGTAGTGGTCGAATTGTCCGGGTGTGACGAAACGATCCACGGCCAGGTGCTTCGGGCCAGGGGAGAGGTACTGACCGATGGTCACGATGTCCACCTGATGGGCGCGCAGATCGTGCAGCACCTCGATCACCTCCTCGTCGGTTTCGCCGAGCCCCACCATCAGTCCTGATTTGCTGTAAGCCTTCGGCCAGCCCTGACGGACCCGATGCAGCAGCTCCAGGGATCGCTTGTAGATGCCTTGGGGCCGTGCCAGCCGATACAGGCGCGGCACCGTTTCGATGTTGTGGTTAAGCACATGGGGGGCGGCGTCCATCACGGTGGTCAGGGCCTCCCAGTTGCCGCAGAAGTCAGGAATCAGCAGCTCGATCGTCGTCAGTGGTGAACGCTGCTTCACCTGCTCGATGCAGGCCACGAACTGGGAGGCTCCGCCGTCCTCAAGGTCATCGCGGTTCACCGAGGTGATCACCACATGCTTCAGGCCAAGGCGCGCCACCGCCTCTCCAACACGTATGGGTTCCGTCGGGTCCAGCGCCCGAACGCTCTTGTCGAAATCGATATCGCAGTAGGGGCAGGCGCGGGTGCAGCCGGGCCCCATGATCAGAAAGGTGGCGGTTCCTCCGGCGAAGCATTCACCGATGTTGGGACAACTGGCCTCCTGGCAGACCGTGTTGAGATTCAGGTCGAGCAGCAGATCGGAGACTGCACCGATACGTTCCCGCTGCGGGGCTTTGACGCGCAACCACTCGGGTTTGAGCACGGCAGAACCGAATCAATGCTTGACCCTAGGTGTTGCAAGGGATTCATCGCCCGTTGTGGGTTGTCTCCTACGATGAATTCAACGGGATGTAGCGCAGCTTGGTAGCGCACTTCGTTCGGGACGAAGGGGCCGCAGGTTCGAATCCTGTCATCCCGATTGATGGTCTTGGCTCGTCAATCGTTCAAAGGATTGGTCTGGACATCTTTGTTTGAATCCTTGAAACGAACTCCTTGGTTTGATTGATCGCTCGCTTCTCTGCAGCTCCCCTGCTTCGAAAGACCGGCTCAATCCGTGTTGTCGAGTGATCAACTGTTTTGGATCGATCCATCTGTCAGCTGATCAGCAACTTTGATGGCCTGAATGAAGAGGAGTGGTCGGGAAACAACGCCACCCGAGGCTCGGGTTCTTCCAGTTCGATTGGCACCGCTTCGATCGAGACCTCTGCGAACTCAGAAACTGAAGGAGGTCATCACCAGTCCGCCCAGTTGCTGAAAACGTCGTCCACCAGGAGTTTCCTGGCCAAGCGGACGTGAGAGGTAAAACAGCGCCGGTGTGATGCTGATGTTGTCTGTCACCTGAAACTGATACCACCATTCCCACACGTAATTGCCATCGTCCGGGGTGTCATCTCCATAAAGGCTGGTGGCGAACACCGGCTGCCCCACAGCCATGCCTGCCTTGTTGCCCTGAAGAAACACTTCATCCCACTGCAGTGCCACGGTCCATGACTGGCTGATCTCCGCCAGGCCGTCCCGCTGCACGCCTGGGTCATAGGAGGTTGAGTTGATCCCCCAGCCGGCACTGATCGAGGGAATCCAACCGCTGTCTGCTGGCTGCCAGGAGCCCCCCAGCCCTAAAGCATGGGTAAAGCCGCTGTTGTTTTGCAGGCTGTCGTTCAGTAGGGGTGTGCCGTAGGGCTCGAGCCAGTTGCCGTTCTGCAGTCCTGAGTACACGACAGCCAAGGCCCAGGGCCCGTTCTGATAACCCGCCTGAACGGTGGCCGTCCCTCCGGCTGAGGATGTGGCGATGCCACCCTGCTGAGTGTTGTCGCTGTTGCCGTTGATGGCGACATAGCTGGCCGTCAGGCTGAAGCCACCTTCCCCGGACCAGATGATTCCGGCGCCGGCCCCTTGGTTCTGGTTGTAAGCCAGGGGGGCACCAGCCAGTGCCGAGACGTTCAGGATTGCGTCATCGCCATACAGGCTTGGGTACATCCCGAACATGTCGTCCTGACCCACGTTGGGGCCCACTGTGAAGCTGAGGCTTGATCCAAGCGGAAACTGATAGAAGAGCTTGTCGACGGAGAGGACCGGGGTGCCTGCATCGTTGGAGGAATATGCGATGTTCAGCGCCGACTGATTGGTGGGGACACCACTGAGGCTGTTGTTGGCGCTGAAGCTGCCGGTGCGCAGCTTGGTCAGCAGCAGGTCTTTTCCGCTGAAGCTGGTCGCGAGATCCAGTTCAAGATCAAACAGCACATTGGCGGAGCCGAGAATCCTGTTGGCCTCACGTCTGAGCGTCCCCGCCGAGCCCTTGAAGGCATTGGCGTTGACCACCACATAGGCCTGCCCACGCAAGGTGGTGGTGGTGGAGAACTGACTGGCTTCCAGTTCCTCCAGGTCAGCTTCCAAACCATCCACGCGTCCGCGAATCAGAGCGAGCTCGTTTTCAAATTCCTTGATCAGACTCTGCAGCTCGTCGGTGACCAGGCTGATCTCGTTCAGGCAGGCGTTCAGCAGTGCGGCGGCTTCGTAGCGCGTGATTGCATGCTCACCCAGAAAACGGCCATCGCTGAAGCCCGCGACGCAGCAATAGCGATCAACCAGTTGGCTGAGGGCTTGGTAGGCCCAGTCCGTCGGCCTGACATCACTGAATTGATGCAGTCCTGTGATCGGTTCGACCGCAACGACGGGCCCTGCAGCAAGGAGAGCGCAGGCCGCGGATGCACCCAACAGTGAGGCGATGCCTTTCCGCACAACTGGTCTCAGAGGTTTTGAAAATGTAGTGATTTTTCCTTGCAGAAACCAACAGGCGGGCAGCCCGGAGAGCCGTCCCACCAGATGGTCGACATCGCACACCGATGACGCCCAGCCACAACAGGTCGAGGTGATGGTTTGACACCGAAATCAGACGTTGTACGACCCGTTATTGCTATTGAGAATGACTTGCATTTTTAGGAGCAACTCAGTACTCTTGCAAGTAATTCTCAATTTCAGGTGTCGTGACCGTGTCCGCCTATCGCTTCCTGCCGGATGATCCGGTTGCGCCGATGGCGATGCCGAGGCTGCAAACCGTTCTTCTCGACCCGGCTGGTCGTGGCCAGGCAACCGTTCTGGAAGTGATGGAGGGCATCTGCAGGGTTTACTGCCCCTGTGAGGAGACCGAGGGGATGACGTTGGCGTTCCTGCAGTCGGGAGATCGGTTGCGGACCGATCGGTTATGCAGTGATGGCGCTTGTGTTGAAGCACTGACGGCTCTCAAGTTCCGGCGTGATGCCGTCGGCGCCGATGAGCTGGGGATGGATGCTGTGAACGAATGGACCCTTCAGCTGCTGCGCGTTCGTCATCTCGGTCAGGCGGAGCAACGTCTGCACGCCTTGCTGGCGCTTTTGGTGAATCGCCTGGGTCTTCGTTGCAGCGATGCCTTCCAGTTGCCCTTTCGTCTGACCCATGATCGCTTCGGGGAACTGATTGGAGCCACTCGGGTCACCACAACACGATTGCTCTCGAAATGGCGTCAGGCAGATCTGCTCGAGATGAGTGGTGCCGATCTCACGATGCGCTTTTCTCCTGAGCTGATCGACAGTTCTCCGCTGAGTTTCTGACCAGGGTGAAGACCATGTCGGACACCGTTGTTGGAACGCTTCTTCGAGAGGTTGCCTGGATTCGCCGTCGCCTTGATGCATTGCATCGGGCATATCCACGCTGCGGAAGTCGGTCATTGCGTCAGCGGCTCCACCATGAGCAGCAGATCTGGCAACGTCGTTGTCAGAAGATTGAGCGCATCCATACAAGACTTGAAGTCGAGGTTTGCTGTCATTCTGTACAACTACAATTGCTCAAGGAGCAACTCAACAGAGCACGAACGCTCACGTCTCGTGCACCTGTTCTTCAAGTGCCGTTCTCCTGATTAAATCAACAACATTGATGTGAAACATCAGTGCTTTGGGTGGAGACCAGATCGTACGCATCATTCGAAGATTCTCATCAATAATTGAATTGGTTCACATCCGGGAACCAATTCGAGAGAAGGAGCGACAACCGATCTCTCGGAGGCGATCATCCTTAAATCTCAGCTTTCTATGCCTCACAGAATGCTGAGAGATCGTCTTATCAAGAAGAATTTGAAATGGTCATTGGATCTAGCTTCGTTGTTCATTGGATACACGAAAATTACTCATTCAATTCTTCTTTTTGAACGGGCTTGCCGATAATACTGAAGTCGTCCTTGGACGGGATCGGCAGCCCCATGACCAGCCACCTTTTGTCGTGATGGTCGACAGAGGGTGGAGGGGTTTTGATAACCATCTGCTCTCACATCAATTTAAATTTGGTTAGATTCGAAACGTCCCGTCCAAGGCTCAAGAACCCTCTCTAATGTTATGAGAGGGTTTTTATCTGTTGTTTGTAGATTAAAGGATATGATCTTATTAACCACACTTTGTATCTGTGATAACAAGGGCTGGTCTCTTTCTTTGCCAAGTTTATGGTGACTGTTCTATCGTTCATTTGAATAGACGTGGACAGTGGTGTTAGCAGGCAAAAAAATGTTGGAACGGTTTGTTGAACATATTGAATCCAACTCTGATGAACGACAAAGATGGTTGGCGCGTGTTAGGGAAGCAGGCTTTGATCAGGCCTTATCCGAGTTTCGGCAAACCTTCGAGTGCTGTACTCAGATCTGCAACCATCCTGGACTCATCAGTGGCAAGCGAACGGACTAACCATGATTACTAAGTAGCAAAAATCACTCCAGATCAATCAAATAATCTTGAATGAAAACCATATTTTCAAGCAGAATAGATAAGAGCTACAGGCCTCTTGATCATGGATCAGGATATTCGCGATTGATGGAGAGAAAATTTATTAGGTAACAGCATTGCCATGGCCTTCACCATTTTCTTTGCAACGTCTACAGGAAAAACTGAGGATGTTGCTGATCGTCTTAAGGAGCTTCTACCAGGAGTAGAAGCAAAAGATGTCGACAACATTGGCTCAGCCGATGAGCTCGCAGCGGCAGAGGGATTGATCTGCTGCATTCCAACCTGGAATACTGGAGCTGATGAAGCTCGTTCTGGAACTGCATGGGACGACTATGTTCAAGAGATCCCCAGCCTTGATTTTGCAGGTAAGCCTGTAGCGATCGTTGGCCTTGGTGATTCTTCTGGGTATTCAGATTATTTCTGCGACGCAATGGAAGAGCTTTACACGGCTTTCCTGCAGTCAGGTGCAAAGCTGATCGGCAAAGTCTCAACCGAGGGCTATGATTTTGATGAATCAAAGAGTGTCATTGATGGAAAATTTTGTGGTCTCGCGATTGATGAGGATAATGAATCGGAATTAACCGATCAACGGTTAAAAGCTTGGGTTCAACAAATTAGTTCTGAGGCTTGATTTCAGAATAGAGAAAGCGCCAGAATTGGTGCTTTCTCTATTGATGCACCCAGTCCACACGAATGTCTTTGCGTTGATTCAGAAATTTATCGATGGACATTGCAGCAATACAGCCGTCCGAGCAAGCAACGACGGCTTGTTTATACGGTGTGTTTCGGATATCACCGATCGCCCAAACCCCCTGAGCTTCTGTTTCCATATTGTCGCTGACCTTGATACCTCCATCGGAATTCACAGGCACTTGACCGTGAAGGAAATCAGTAATGGGGAGTGTGCCAGTTGCGTAGACAAATATTCCCGAAATATTTAAGTGGATAGGGTTGTTCTCCGACGCTGACTTAATTTCAATCTTTTCAACACCTTCTACGTTCCCGCAAATCGAAATGAGGCGTGTTCGTTCCCAATGTCTGACATTGGAAGAGGTTAATAACTTTTCAGCTCCAATGATCGATTTTTTGGGCTTTGTGTTGGTGATCCAATGAACTGTTGTTGCAAATTTAGTAAGGACGAGAGCTTCGTCTACAGCCTCTTGGTTTGAGCCATAGACAGCAACATCTTCCCCCTTATAAAAAGCAGCATCGCAGGTTGCGCAATAACTGACCCCGCGACCAAGGAATTCCGATTCGCCGGGGAGAGTTGACGTACGGCCCATCGCACCGGTAGCCAAAACCAGTGTTCTTCCCCGAAACTCTCCTTCAGGTGTGTAAACAGTTTTAATCTCACTTGTAAGGTCAACACCGTAAACCTGAGCTTGAAGATAGTCGCAACCATAGGAAATTGCCTGTTCTCTCATCGCTTTAAGTAGATCAAAACCTGACACGTCTTGATGAAAGCCTGGATAGTTTGCAATTTTGTGCGTGATTGCTAATGCGCCCACATTTGGATTTTTATCTAAGATACAAGTCTTTAAAGATGACCTTGATGTATAGAGAGCACAACTGCATCCTGCAGGACCGCCGCCAATAATTACAACGTCGTAAATTGAAGAGTCTGCCATTATGAATGATTGGATTGATTAGAAATAAGATGTTTAGACGACCATTCGAGGCTTGACGTTATTGGGACCATATCCAGAAATGCATCTATCCCCTGAACAACAGTTTCTGGATGATGGAAGTGAAAAAAGTGGCGACTGTTGGGAACTGACAAATAACGGTCGCCAGGTTTCAGTTTTGATGTCCAACGCTCTTGGGCATGGCGGTCTACAACAAAGTCGTTTTCTCCATTGATGACTAATGTTGGAACAGAAGAGATCGTCAGTGAGCGATTCAGTTCATGGGTGACTAAGGAGCTAGTCACAAAGTTCGTATCAAGACATTTGGCCATGATTTTGGCCAACGCGGAATAAATTCGTGGTTCTTCACTTTCAAAAAGGAGAGAGGTTAAATGTTCTAAGAGTCGAGATCGAGAGCATGGCAGTTGATTTCGCATCGCATGGTAATGAGATGTCCATTGATTGGCCGTTGTTGTGTCAACGGAAAGCAATGTCAAGGATTGAATAAGCTCTGGATGTTGGCTTGCAAATAGAGATGCAACGATGCCACTGAATCCATGTGCAACGAGGTGAGGATATTGGCCTGAGTTGATAATCGTTTGGCGCAGAAGATCGTGAACCAGTGAGATGGTGCAGGCTTCATCAGGATCATGTTGAAACGACCAACGCCTTACAGTCCTACGTTCTGTTAACAAGCGACTGAGTCTGCAGTTGAAGCAATAGAGGCTTGGTTGGAGATCAAGCCATAAAATTTCAGGTGCAAGCATCTGGAGAGGATTTTCTTAATTCTCCGCTGGCGGCGAACCGATATGTCTCCACTTGAGACATGAATAGGCATTAAATGCTACACGTCGGAGTCTGCTGATTTGATGATTCCAATGCTACAAGCGTGATGCTTTTAGCCTTCACCATGCGATCGATGCTTTGAATCAAGCGTTTGTCACAATCATCTGCAGCCGCTTTTAAAGCCTCAAGTTGTTGTAGGGCAAGGATTGATATTCTTCTGAAAGTTACAGCATTTAGATAAATTGAAACAACGTCTGAAACACTTTCCTCTGCGCTGGCCTGTGCCATCAGCTTTTAATTGATTGTCAATCTTACTTTTGCATTGACACTCCCGTACAAGGGTAAAAAATGTTGCCTAAAGCTGTTCGTTGACGAGTGCTTTTGTGTGTTTTTTTAACTCATATAGTTTGAGGCTTGTCTATGCTGAAAAAAATTAGCCATCGAATGACATCACTGTCAGGTCAGATCCAATATCGTTCTGAAGGAGCATCGACATGGGATCATTGGTTTGAGAAGCTAGATCAGCTTCATCTGGTCACCATTCATCATTTTAAACTTCAATCCGCCACCGTCGATCTTCGTGGCCCCGTTGCAGGCAAGCAGGATCATCTTCAGGATTGAATTTGAATTAGAATTTGATTGAAGATTCGATGAGCCTGTTCTTTTGGTATTGATATGCATCAAAAGCCCCCCTCAAGAGGGGGGCGTCAACGAGCTTCAACTTGGACCTCAGCTAATTTTTGCTGTATCCATGGATTCGAACGCCTGGGAGACGCTTTTGAAGTTGAAGCCCATGCTTCTCAGTGCGTGCCAGAAATGACCTTGAAGGAAGAAGAAGGCTAAGTAAAAGTGTGTGTTGGCAAGCCATGCCCTTGCCGTATGACCACCACCAATAACCGATGCGGTGTCACTGAAATAGGGTGAAAAAGCAAAATTGAGTTTGAGTGCCTCCCCATAAAATTCAACTGGATAAATCGTTGTATTTTGTGCACACCAAATACTCGTCACAAAGCCCATCAGGGCGATTCCAGCGAGGGAATAGGACAGGATGGCCTCACCAGAATAAATCAACACCTTTTTGAAGGGTCCAAAGGGTGTCGTGA from the Synechococcus sp. KORDI-100 genome contains:
- the gltB gene encoding glutamate synthase large subunit, whose amino-acid sequence is MPDSIHSVAASWPLCDSVAPESVAGEKDACGVGFLAQLSGEASHWVLSQALRGLGCMEHRGGCGGDGDSGDGAGVLCEIPWSYLKSIWPEANAARGLGMIFLPAEAERRDEARRFCEEEARSLGLTSEGWRVVPVDPDVLGPLARETAPVIEQWLVGGGQEGDAFEAALLRLRRRIGSRARHAWGFEASRNFYVASLSSRTVVYKGMVRSEVLARYYADLRDPRFEVSFAVYHRRFSTNTLPRWPLAQPMRMLGHNGEINTLLGNLNWAKASEASLEEVWGDAAGDLNPVVNEAFSDSANLDATLELMVRSGRSITDSLITLVPEAFRNQPELDNRPDVTAMYEFNAGIQEPWDGPALLVFADGKRVGATLDRNGLRPARWCATSDGFVIMGSETGVVDLSGKTVVRKGRLGPGQMLAVDLESGQLLDNWAVKEDAAARFPYSDWLAQHRRSVAAQPWNQECALSEFDLLRLQTAMGFTAEDLDLVIEDMAGLGKEPTYCMGDDIPLAVLSDRPHLLYDYFKQRFAQVTNPPIDPLREKLVMSLEMHLGERRPALKPQAAAAALIHLDSPVMNEAELAAIRQQGLPVRTLSTQVAVEACAGGLQSALQALCDMAEQAVRNGVQVLVLSDRVDQAGQPSDLNATTVAMPALLSVGAVHHHLLRQRLRLHCSLVLETAQCWSTHHVACLIGYGASAVCPWLTWETTRHWLSHPKTQKRIEQGKLPQLDADKVQANVRLSLENGLRKILSKIGISLLASYHGAQIFEAIGLGADVIDIAFTGTTSRVAGMTLVELANETLTLHAKAFPELNRSKLEFMGFVQYRTGGEFHLNSPEMAKALHAAVKSGPGYDHFSTYKILLKNRPVTALRDLLEFKLAASPLPLDQVESVESLCRRFCTGGMSLGALSREAHEVLAVAMNRIGGKSNSGEGGEDPARFQTLDDVDADGRSSSFPSIGGLRNGDTACSAIKQVASGRFGVTAEYLRSGRQLEIKVAQGAKPGEGGQLPGPKVDEYIAWLRNSKPGVALISPPPHHDIYSIEDLAQLIHDLHQVHPKAPVSVKLVAEIGIGTIAAGVAKANADVIQISGHDGGTGASPLSSIKHAGSPWELGLTEVHRSLVENGLRNRVLLRADGGLKTGWDVVIAALLGAEEYGFGSVAMIAEGCIMARVCHTNNCPVGVATQKEALRKRFTGVPDHVVNFFWYIAEEVRQLLSLLGVARLEDLIGRSELLQPRSVELAKTRCVDLSSLLAPIEGAEDRSWLRHAADAHSNGPILEDGLLADAELIHAVDTHGRHSRTIEIINTDRSVCARLAGEIAQRHGNRGFAGQLDLTFLGAAGQSFGAFLVQGMNVRLEGEANDYVGKGMNSGRISVVPSDQCVDPGEQVILGNTCLYGATGGELFALGRAGERFGVRNSGARAVVEGAGDHCCEYMTGGVVVVLGSTGRNIGAGMTGGVTFLLDEGDRVQPRVNPEIVEVCCITTAEQEALLKGLLESHLAATGSSKASALLADWAAAKGRFKLLVPPSEREAMGLTEKLAVAA
- a CDS encoding YciI family protein, encoding MAWFVKHETFTSETASLPMAQRRPCLEAHRAWVEQQVAAGRKIRSGYLVDAEHRPGGGGLLIFEADSYAEALAWVEQDPMIQSELVSWTLQEWIPVSGDGWP
- a CDS encoding Crp/Fnr family transcriptional regulator, which translates into the protein MPRLQTVLLDPAGRGQATVLEVMEGICRVYCPCEETEGMTLAFLQSGDRLRTDRLCSDGACVEALTALKFRRDAVGADELGMDAVNEWTLQLLRVRHLGQAEQRLHALLALLVNRLGLRCSDAFQLPFRLTHDRFGELIGATRVTTTRLLSKWRQADLLEMSGADLTMRFSPELIDSSPLSF
- the lipA gene encoding lipoyl synthase, which codes for MLKPEWLRVKAPQRERIGAVSDLLLDLNLNTVCQEASCPNIGECFAGGTATFLIMGPGCTRACPYCDIDFDKSVRALDPTEPIRVGEAVARLGLKHVVITSVNRDDLEDGGASQFVACIEQVKQRSPLTTIELLIPDFCGNWEALTTVMDAAPHVLNHNIETVPRLYRLARPQGIYKRSLELLHRVRQGWPKAYSKSGLMVGLGETDEEVIEVLHDLRAHQVDIVTIGQYLSPGPKHLAVDRFVTPGQFDHYRHIGEQDLNFLQVVSTPLTRSSYHAGEVQRLMASHPR
- a CDS encoding NAD(P)/FAD-dependent oxidoreductase; translation: MADSSIYDVVIIGGGPAGCSCALYTSRSSLKTCILDKNPNVGALAITHKIANYPGFHQDVSGFDLLKAMREQAISYGCDYLQAQVYGVDLTSEIKTVYTPEGEFRGRTLVLATGAMGRTSTLPGESEFLGRGVSYCATCDAAFYKGEDVAVYGSNQEAVDEALVLTKFATTVHWITNTKPKKSIIGAEKLLTSSNVRHWERTRLISICGNVEGVEKIEIKSASENNPIHLNISGIFVYATGTLPITDFLHGQVPVNSDGGIKVSDNMETEAQGVWAIGDIRNTPYKQAVVACSDGCIAAMSIDKFLNQRKDIRVDWVHQ
- the fldA gene encoding flavodoxin FldA; translated protein: MAFTIFFATSTGKTEDVADRLKELLPGVEAKDVDNIGSADELAAAEGLICCIPTWNTGADEARSGTAWDDYVQEIPSLDFAGKPVAIVGLGDSSGYSDYFCDAMEELYTAFLQSGAKLIGKVSTEGYDFDESKSVIDGKFCGLAIDEDNESELTDQRLKAWVQQISSEA
- a CDS encoding alpha/beta fold hydrolase; its protein translation is MLAPEILWLDLQPSLYCFNCRLSRLLTERRTVRRWSFQHDPDEACTISLVHDLLRQTIINSGQYPHLVAHGFSGIVASLFASQHPELIQSLTLLSVDTTTANQWTSHYHAMRNQLPCSRSRLLEHLTSLLFESEEPRIYSALAKIMAKCLDTNFVTSSLVTHELNRSLTISSVPTLVINGENDFVVDRHAQERWTSKLKPGDRYLSVPNSRHFFHFHHPETVVQGIDAFLDMVPITSSLEWSSKHLISNQSNHS
- a CDS encoding iron uptake porin, yielding MRKGIASLLGASAACALLAAGPVVAVEPITGLHQFSDVRPTDWAYQALSQLVDRYCCVAGFSDGRFLGEHAITRYEAAALLNACLNEISLVTDELQSLIKEFENELALIRGRVDGLEADLEELEASQFSTTTTLRGQAYVVVNANAFKGSAGTLRREANRILGSANVLFDLELDLATSFSGKDLLLTKLRTGSFSANNSLSGVPTNQSALNIAYSSNDAGTPVLSVDKLFYQFPLGSSLSFTVGPNVGQDDMFGMYPSLYGDDAILNVSALAGAPLAYNQNQGAGAGIIWSGEGGFSLTASYVAINGNSDNTQQGGIATSSAGGTATVQAGYQNGPWALAVVYSGLQNGNWLEPYGTPLLNDSLQNNSGFTHALGLGGSWQPADSGWIPSISAGWGINSTSYDPGVQRDGLAEISQSWTVALQWDEVFLQGNKAGMAVGQPVFATSLYGDDTPDDGNYVWEWWYQFQVTDNISITPALFYLSRPLGQETPGGRRFQQLGGLVMTSFSF